The following proteins are co-located in the Camelina sativa cultivar DH55 chromosome 12, Cs, whole genome shotgun sequence genome:
- the LOC104732202 gene encoding enoyl-CoA delta isomerase 2, peroxisomal produces the protein MCTLEKRGDLFLLTLTGDGEHRFHPDTIATILSLLDQAKSQSKRGSVLITTGHGKFFSNGFDLAWAQTAGSKTGAANRLHQMVESFKPVVAALLDLPMPTIAALNGHAAAAGLILALSHDYVFMRKDRGVLYMSEVDIGLSMPEYFSALVRAKIGTSAARRELLLSGKKIRGEEAVGLGIVDTAAYDSAEGVVEATVRLGEKLAGKKWSGEVYASIRKSLYPELCGILGVEARVFATPKL, from the coding sequence ATGTGTACGTTAGAGAAACGTGGCGATCTCTTCCTCTTAACCCTAACCGGCGACGGCGAACACAGATTCCATCCCGACACGATCGCCACCATTCTCTCCCTCCTCGATCAAGCGAAATCTCAGTCCAAACGTGGATCCGTGCTCATCACCACCGGTCACggcaaattcttctccaacggCTTCGATCTCGCCTGGGCTCAAACCGCCGGATCCAAAACCGGAGCCGCGAACCGGCTTCACCAGATGGTCGAATCATTCAAACCGGTGGTCGCAGCGCTTCTCGATCTCCCTATGCCTACGATAGCCGCCTTGAACGGCCACGCCGCCGCCGCGGGACTGATTCTGGCTTTAAGCCACGACTACGTGTTCATGAGGAAAGACCGTGGGGTTCTGTACATGAGCGAGGTTGACATAGGTCTTTCGATGCCGGAATATTTCTCGGCGTTGGTTAGGGCGAAGATCGGGACGAGCGCGGCGAGGAGAGAGCTGTTGCTGAGCGGAAAGAAGATCAGAGGAGAAGAAGCGGTGGGATTGGGGATCGTTGACACTGCGGCGTATGATAGCGCGGAAGGTGTTGTGGAGGCTACTGTGCGCCTTGGTGAGAAATTGGCGGGGAAGAAGTGGAGTGGTGAGGTGTATGCGTCGATAAGGAAGAGTTTGTATCCGGAGCTTTGTGGTATTCTTGGTGTAGAGGCTAGAGTCTTTGCAACTCCCAAGCTCTAA